One genomic window of Palaemon carinicauda isolate YSFRI2023 unplaced genomic scaffold, ASM3689809v2 scaffold1784, whole genome shotgun sequence includes the following:
- the LOC137635809 gene encoding LOW QUALITY PROTEIN: trichohyalin-like (The sequence of the model RefSeq protein was modified relative to this genomic sequence to represent the inferred CDS: substituted 1 base at 1 genomic stop codon): MRKQEEKQEESEEKQKESEEKQEESEEKQEETEEKQEEKHKETEEKQEESEARQEEKQEESEERQEEKQKEKQKESEERQEEKQKEKQKESEERQEEKQKEKQEESEERQEEKQKEKQKESEERQEEKQKEKQEESEERQEEKQKEKQEESEERQEEKQKEKQKEREERQEEKQKEKQEESEERQEEKQKEKQKESEERQEEKQKEKQEESEERQEEKQKEKQEESEERQEEKQKEKQEESEERQEEKQKEKQEESEERQEEKQKEKQEESEERXEEKQKEKQKESEERQEEKQKEKQEESEERQEEKQKEKQEESEERQEEKQKEKQKESEERQEEKQKEKQEESEERQEEKQKEKQEESEERQEEKQKEKQEESEERQEEKQKEKQEESEERQEEKQKEKQEESEERQEEKQKEKQEEKESEERQEEKQKEKQEESEERQEEKQKEKQEESEERQEEKQKEKQEESEERQEEKQKEKQEESEERQEEKQKEKQEESEERQEEKQKEKQEESEERQEEKQKKKQKESEERQEEKQKEKQEESEEKHEEMRRNKMK; encoded by the exons atgAG GAAACAAGAGGAGaaacaagaggaaagtgaagagaaacaaaaggaaagTGAAGAGAAACAAGAGGAGAGTGAAGAGAAACAAGAGGAAACTGAGGAGAAACAAGAGGAGAAACATAAGGAAACTGAGGAGAAACAAGAGGAAAGTGAGGCGAGACAAGAGGAGAAACAAGAAGAAAGTGAGGAGAGACAAGAGGAGAAACAAAAGGAGAAACAAAAGGAAAGTGAGGAGAGACAAGAGGAGAAACAAAAGGAGAAACAAAAGGAAAGTGAGGAGAGACAAGAGGAGAAACAAAAGGAGAAACAAGAGGAAAGTGAGGAGAGACAAGAGGAGAAACAAAAGGAGAAACAAAAGGAAAGTGAGGAGAGACAAGAGGAGAAACAAAAGGAGAAACAAGAGGAAAGTGAGGAGAGACAAGAGGAGAAACAAAAGGAGAAACAAGAGGAAAGTGAGGAGAGACAAGAGGAGAAACAAAAGGAGAAACAAAAGGAAAGGGAGGAGAGACAAGAGGAGAAACAAAAGGAGAAACAAGAGGAAAGTGAGGAGAGACAAGAGGAGAAACAAAAGGAGAAACAAAAGGAAAGTGAGGAGAGACAAGAGGAGAAACAAAAGGAGAAACAAGAGGAAAGTGAGGAGAGACAAGAGGAGAAACAAAAGGAGAAACAAGAGGAAAGTGAGGAGAGACAAGAGGAGAAACAAAAGGAGAAACAAGAGGAAAGTGAGGAGAGACAAGAGGAGAAACAAAAGGAGAAACAAGAGGAAAGTGAGGAGAGACAAGAGGAGAAACAAAAGGAGAAACAAGAGGAAAGTGAGGAGAGATAAGAGGAGAAACAAAAGGAGAAACAAAAGGAAAGTGAGGAGAGACAAGAGGAGAAACAAAAGGAGAAACAAGAGGAAAGTGAGGAGAGACAAGAGGAGAAACAAAAGGAGAAACAAGAGGAAAGTGAGGAGAGACAAGAGGAGAAACAAAAGGAGAAACAAAAGGAAAGTGAGGAGAGACAAGAGGAGAAACAAAAGGAGAAACAAGAGGAAAGTGAGGAGAGACAAGAGGAGAAACAAAAGGAGAAACAAGAGGAAAGTGAGGAGAGACAAGAGGAGAAACAAAAGGAGAAACAAGAGGAAAGTGAGGAGAGACAAGAGGAGAAACAAAAGGAGAAACAAGAGGAAAGTGAGGAGAGACAAGAGGAGAAACAAAAGGAGAAACAAGAGGAAAGTGAGGAGAGACAAGAGGAGAAACAAAAGGAGAAACAAGAGGAAA AGGAAAGTGAGGAGAGACAAGAGGAGAAACAAAAGGAGAAACAAGAGGAAAGTGAGGAGAGACAAGAGGAGAAACAAAAGGAGAAACAAGAGGAAAGTGAGGAGAGACAAGAGGAGAAACAAAAGGAGAAACAAGAGGAAAGTGAGGAGAGACAAGAGGAGAAACAAAAGGAGAAACAAGAGGAAAGTGAGGAGAGACAAGAGGAGAAACAAAAGGAGAAACAAGAGGAAAGTGAGGAGAGACAAGAGGAGAAACAAAAGGAGAAACAAGAGGAAAGTGAGGAGAGACAAGAGGAGAaacaaaagaagaaacaaaaggaaagtgaggagagacaagaggagaaacaaaaggagaaacaagaggaaagtgaggagaaacatgaggaaatgaggAGAAACAAGATGAAA